The Pyrus communis chromosome 12, drPyrComm1.1, whole genome shotgun sequence genomic sequence AAAAATCTTAACACTTAAACTTAACTCGCTGACGACTTCTCTTCATTTAGTCGACATAGAGAGATGGAATGGCACTTTCTCAAAACTAGGCGCAAGGTTTTCTGGGCCAACATGTATGCTTCCCTCAGTCTTAAGTAGTTGAGGAACCGCCTACCCAAATGCTTGCTCTGACAACCTTTATGTCCCTTCATAAGCTTCTCTATCGCTAATGGCCAAACACGTGACTTGGAGTTGACATTTGAATAAGTTTGACCATGGGGCTTCGTGTTACAAAGTTGTCAGTTTGCTAACTTGCCTCAAGCGGTCGAAAACTACTATTTGAATAGGTGCTCGCCAACCTTGCGTTAGCAGTGCCTATAATATTATTGTTGTTAGAGAAATAAAAGTTGAAATGAGTACAACAAATGGCCAACTAGGAATATCGGACAACAAAACGTTTAGATAAAACATACACTTAAGGAAATGATTTTCACTCTCTTATCCCctaatagaagaagaagaaggagaagaaatgtCTTGTAGGAAGATTCAGACTAAATAAATTCAAAGatgaaatatttttggatttcaaaagcaTTGTAATTAGATTGGTTTCGGAAATATGTTTACCAAAAACATTTCTAAAAGCACTCTCAAAAGTCCAATAGAGGAAAGCCCTTGAGTTGCGGGGCCacattaaaacaaagaaaatccgaGAAACATGATGTCGTTTAGCAAGCTACGACACATCGTATTTCTGAAGACAttctagggtttcagaaaaacaATGGACGGCCGAGATTGGAAATCCCAATCCTTTCCAGCACTATAAAGTCGAGTTTTCACCGCAAAGCCTCACTCTGTGTTTGGAAAAACCCTAGCCCCGTCTGCCGAACCCTGCGCGTCGCAGCTCGTTTCTGATCCGACCATGGgtacacctctctctctctctctctctctctctctctctctctctagattcatCTCCATTTTCGTACGCAGATTCATGCTTGTTTATATAGACGTTGAAACTTCAGCTGAATCTGTTTTGCATGCGATTGTTTATGAAATACTCATTTTTGCCAATATATTAGCGTTGTAATTTTCTGTAAATCTTTTTGGAGCATTGTGTTTAGGGTCTATTTTGTTGTTTAATCTTAGTACGGGCTAATGAGCTTATATGTTTAGTAATAATTTCACTTTTACTGATAGTTTTATAAGTGAACGGAAGCTTACTTTTGCAAATTTACAAGTTATTGTgaactgggtttggtttttGCTTGACGGTTAGCTGACAAGTTCATATGTCTCTTGTTCCCTCCATTTTTCTAGGAAATGCACCACATTTCACGGTTTAAATGAAATCAGAAGTTTGATTATTACATGATTAATGGTGGGTTTAATGATTTCTATCAAATTCAGTTGTATAACATGTTGTTTCGTTTTGGGGACATTTAGGAGCTTACAAGTACGTATCCGAGATATGGAGGAAGAAGCAGTCCGATGTGATGAGATTCCTCCAGAGGGTCCGCTGCTGGGAGTATCGCCAACATCCCTCGATTGTCCGAGTCACAAGACCCACACGCCCTGATAAGGCGCGTCGTTTAGGTTACAAGGCCAAGCAGGTAGTGATAATTTCATTAGCCATtgtcaaattaaattttctACGTCAATGTCTAAGTTTAATAGGCATTTATCTGATGCATAATGTATGTTGATATTTGACTCTATGAAATGATTATAATGGTTGTGTCTGGAAGGTTACTGTTTTATCTGATGCATATTTAGTGGTCTTTCAGTTTCGGTTTACACCTTTGCTTAATGATTCATGTCATTGTTTTAGTGAGCATGCATGCCGTCTCTAGTACATTGCTTTGCCTTTGTTGTGCATCAGTTAATTTAACCCAGAGTATCCACTGGTTAAGTAGCATTCTGATGCCTAAGCATTTTGCCTATAAATGCTGTTTTTTCAATCATCGAATGCTTCCTGAGACTGGCTATACTAAACCAAATAATCAATCTTCGACCGAGCGAGTTCTATTTATGGTTCTTGCTTTTGCCTCGATTCGATATAGTGAACTATTGTAGTCGGTGTCCTggatattgtttttgttttttgtcttttaatttatgaacacTAGTTTGTTATCTGTTTGAATGCACCTTTTGTTTGCTGGTCCCCAGCCATGTTTGAAGTAATCAAGTGATTTGGCTGATGGTTCTGGTTAAAATTTGTTTCAGGGTTATGTTGTTTACCGTGTCCGTGTGAGGCGTGGTGGCCGCAAGAGGCCTGTTTCCAAGGGTATTGTATATGGAAAGCCCACAAACCAGGGTGTGACACAGCTCAAGTTCCAGCGTAGCAAGAGGTCTGTTGCTGAGGAGCGTGCAGGGCGCAAGTTGGGAGGTCTCAGGGTTCTCAACTCATACTGGCTCAATGAGGTTCGTGGTTCAGTTTCAACTTTTACTCATGTACTTGAGTGAGTTAGATTGGGGCTTGGTGTTAGTTTGATTTTGCAGTCTTGCTTACAATTTGTCTGCAATATTTGGATGCAGGACTCGACCTACAAGTACTTTGAAGTTATCTTGGTTGATGTTGCCCACAATGCCATCAGGAATGACCCAAGAATCAACTGGCTTTGCAACCCTGTTCATAAGCACAGAGAGCTTCGTGGTCTTACTTCTGCTGGAAAGAAATACAGGGGTCTTCGTGGAAAGGGACATCTGTACCACAAGAACCGACCTTCTCGCAGAGCAACCTGGAAGAGAAACACCACCCTTTCACTCCGTCGTTACCGTTGATTTCAGTCAGGTTACCTTATGTATGGTTGTTATCCGCGTACTTTCAGGAAGACAATATATGTTATGCGTTTGAAATTTTGGCAGTTGAAGACTTCAATCGTgtttaatttgaatgatttacGGTGTTATTTGGAAGTCTTTTGGGACGATATTTCCCTTATTTTACTGTGCCCGACTCTTTTGATGTGTTTTAAGGTAGTTATTGTTTTGGTAATATTTTCATGTCTTGTGATATGAGCTAATATCGCGGGTGGCCTTTTACTACAGTGGTGGAAAGTTGTGTGTCTTTGCATGACAACGTGGGTTCAAATTCTGTTGTTAATTAATCTAACatcaaatttgataaaatatatcgtttgacaaaaaaaatgatatgaGCTAATATTGATCGACTCGGAGAAAGTTTTGGTCGAATGAGTTTACGGTACGAGCTTGATTTCTATTATTTGGTTTTTGAAAAGGAGGATAAGAAAACGCATACATTGTTTGAATGTTAATATATGTTTGATCTGGCATTAGACTGAAACTTTGATCAACAACGGGAGAAGGATTGTCTGTACTCTTAatctcttctccttctttccCTCTTATTTAAACGGTTATCTTaatctcttctcttt encodes the following:
- the LOC137710318 gene encoding large ribosomal subunit protein eL15z → MGAYKYVSEIWRKKQSDVMRFLQRVRCWEYRQHPSIVRVTRPTRPDKARRLGYKAKQGYVVYRVRVRRGGRKRPVSKGIVYGKPTNQGVTQLKFQRSKRSVAEERAGRKLGGLRVLNSYWLNEDSTYKYFEVILVDVAHNAIRNDPRINWLCNPVHKHRELRGLTSAGKKYRGLRGKGHLYHKNRPSRRATWKRNTTLSLRRYR